Proteins from one Nitrobacteraceae bacterium AZCC 2146 genomic window:
- a CDS encoding hypothetical protein (product_source=Hypo-rule applied), giving the protein MAVLIKALPQPSKTYGETVCCAGVTAEGEWKRLFPVRFRHLQGDSSFARWDWVRFGYRPPTRDHRKESCHVYEDSIAVENSLPQAERSRLLSPLITGSAMEAMSQGRSLTLVRPRNTKFIAKRKTSTALAEEREAYKFAAQQTSIFDKELAELEPSPFDFRFQFEDDAGRHDYQNGDWETHVMFWRWRKLYGDSGALERMAAVYNVEYPAKGMVFALGNQAKRPQTWQLLGVLRLDEAKQADLFQQRKS; this is encoded by the coding sequence GTGGCCGTGCTGATCAAGGCGCTGCCACAGCCCAGTAAGACTTACGGAGAGACGGTCTGCTGTGCTGGCGTGACCGCAGAAGGGGAATGGAAGCGCCTCTTTCCAGTTCGCTTCCGCCACCTCCAAGGTGACAGCAGCTTCGCTCGGTGGGACTGGGTCAGGTTCGGATACCGGCCTCCCACGCGCGACCACCGCAAAGAGAGTTGTCACGTATATGAAGACAGCATCGCTGTTGAGAATTCTCTTCCGCAAGCCGAGCGCAGTCGTCTCCTTAGCCCTCTGATCACAGGCTCGGCGATGGAGGCGATGAGCCAAGGCCGCTCGCTCACACTCGTCAGACCTCGTAACACGAAGTTCATCGCTAAGCGGAAGACCTCCACCGCTCTCGCTGAGGAGCGGGAGGCTTACAAATTTGCTGCCCAGCAAACGTCGATCTTCGACAAAGAGTTAGCGGAGCTTGAGCCGTCGCCATTCGACTTCCGGTTCCAGTTTGAAGATGACGCTGGCCGTCACGACTACCAAAATGGAGACTGGGAGACGCACGTCATGTTCTGGCGCTGGCGAAAGCTCTACGGAGATAGCGGAGCACTTGAGCGGATGGCCGCCGTGTACAACGTCGAGTACCCCGCCAAAGGCATGGTCTTCGCCCTCGGCAATCAAGCAAAGCGACCGCAGACCTGGCAGTTGCTTGGGGTTTTGCGCCTCGATGAAGCGAAACAAGCCGACCTTTTTCAACAACGCAAATCGTAG
- a CDS encoding DNA invertase Pin-like site-specific DNA recombinase (product_source=COG1961; cath_funfam=1.10.10.60,3.40.50.1390; cog=COG1961; pfam=PF00239,PF02796; smart=SM00857; superfamily=46689,53041), giving the protein MTVIGYARVSTTDQRLEIQEAALLSAGCDMIRAEKRSGTTTNGRTELQTVLDFLRVGDVLMVTRIDRLARSIGDLQDIVRAVRAKGASLKATEQPIDTSTAAGKAFLDMLGVFAEFETNLRKERQMEGIAKAKAAGVYKGRPSKIDTAKVREMKAQGMGPSAIAKALKIGRASVYRALE; this is encoded by the coding sequence ATGACCGTTATCGGCTACGCCCGAGTGAGCACCACCGATCAGAGATTGGAGATACAGGAGGCCGCTCTGCTTTCCGCCGGGTGCGACATGATCCGTGCCGAGAAGCGATCAGGCACGACCACCAACGGTCGCACCGAGTTGCAGACGGTATTGGACTTTTTGAGGGTTGGCGATGTGCTGATGGTCACCCGGATCGATAGGCTGGCACGTAGCATCGGCGACCTGCAGGACATCGTGCGGGCTGTGAGGGCCAAGGGGGCATCGCTCAAGGCCACCGAGCAGCCCATCGATACGAGCACTGCAGCCGGTAAGGCTTTCCTCGACATGCTCGGCGTGTTCGCTGAGTTCGAGACGAACCTACGAAAGGAGCGCCAGATGGAAGGCATCGCCAAGGCCAAGGCCGCAGGCGTTTACAAGGGCCGCCCGTCCAAAATCGATACCGCGAAGGTGCGCGAGATGAAGGCACAAGGCATGGGTCCATCTGCCATCGCGAAGGCCCTCAAGATCGGTCGCGCGTCTGTGTATCGCGCCTTGGAGTGA
- a CDS encoding hypothetical protein (product_source=Hypo-rule applied), whose translation MASDSEQIEALDAAEGYRRQRQAADARKSGAVATTREEYLKWMRDNRATIIEIAKRAGADDGDAEKTADRFLELLENQSDKSEFDDLGAIFLLNSIVDRVETACRKLEVPVRNGVVFGVSRLAGVVASQMPVLKTDTSIIEVTLPFITFCDLISKVLAHTFVDQVNATFDLSPASILGRLNAEPWIVEEWLRVLVSYAMEGTPPAGLGPAPEGRALGVRALLLDAMEVFTIAHEYGHHALKHGITEASISQESPFDEEHEADIFARIVSVAVSQLDPNAPDVFLVSGAGGALILGALDLVARGREMLETGADCPPPRKHHPPVRERIDALDQYDMHVLATRAEEFAGFRMTLLDLFDVVWDAVKPKFEQMHRDGHRPLDNSSGPIDWLPLA comes from the coding sequence ATGGCGAGCGATAGCGAGCAGATCGAGGCATTGGATGCGGCCGAAGGGTACAGACGTCAAAGGCAAGCTGCTGATGCAAGAAAAAGTGGCGCGGTGGCTACTACCCGCGAAGAATATTTGAAATGGATGAGGGACAATCGGGCGACAATAATAGAAATCGCGAAACGGGCTGGCGCTGACGATGGAGATGCCGAAAAAACGGCTGATAGATTTCTAGAACTTTTAGAAAATCAATCCGATAAGTCTGAGTTCGACGACTTAGGCGCCATTTTCCTTTTAAACTCCATTGTTGACAGAGTTGAGACGGCATGTCGCAAACTAGAGGTGCCGGTCCGAAATGGCGTCGTCTTTGGAGTGTCGCGTCTGGCAGGTGTCGTTGCCAGTCAAATGCCTGTGCTGAAGACAGACACGAGTATTATCGAGGTCACACTTCCTTTTATCACTTTCTGCGATTTAATAAGCAAGGTGTTGGCGCACACGTTTGTTGACCAAGTGAACGCAACTTTCGACTTAAGCCCCGCTTCGATACTGGGGCGACTGAACGCAGAGCCGTGGATAGTAGAGGAATGGCTGCGCGTCCTAGTGTCGTACGCAATGGAAGGTACGCCCCCAGCGGGATTGGGGCCCGCACCGGAAGGGAGAGCATTAGGTGTGCGAGCGTTATTGCTGGATGCTATGGAAGTATTCACGATAGCTCACGAATACGGTCACCACGCATTAAAGCACGGCATTACCGAAGCTTCTATTTCCCAAGAATCGCCATTCGATGAAGAGCATGAAGCGGACATCTTTGCCCGCATTGTCTCAGTCGCGGTAAGCCAATTGGATCCAAACGCGCCAGACGTATTTCTAGTCTCCGGCGCTGGAGGGGCACTAATACTGGGTGCGCTTGACCTAGTGGCTCGCGGACGAGAGATGTTGGAAACTGGGGCAGACTGCCCGCCCCCGCGCAAACACCACCCGCCCGTGCGCGAGAGGATTGATGCCTTAGATCAGTATGACATGCATGTCTTGGCAACTCGGGCTGAGGAATTTGCTGGCTTCCGGATGACATTGTTGGACTTATTTGACGTTGTTTGGGACGCGGTGAAACCAAAATTCGAACAAATGCACCGAGATGGACATCGCCCATTGGACAATTCGTCGGGCCCCATTGACTGGCTCCCACTCGCCTAA
- a CDS encoding type I restriction enzyme M protein (product_source=KO:K03427; cath_funfam=3.40.50.150; cog=COG0286; ko=KO:K03427; pfam=PF02384,PF12161; superfamily=53335) encodes MNHQNLSSFIWSVADLLRGDFKQSDYGKVILPFTVLRRLDCVLEPTKAKVLAELAAKQKAGLNPDPFLLRASGQSFYNTSPMDMAKVMGDQDHIRENLFTYVQAFSPAVRDIFDRFEFTTQIEKLAKSGLLYQVAEKFSGIDLHPDAVDNHEMGLAFEELIRKFAELSNETAGEHFTPREVIRLMVNLLFIEDDDVLSKPGVVRTIYDPTAGTGGMLSVAGEHLAVLNPQARLTMFGQELNDESYAICKADMLIKGQDVANIIAGNTLSEDGHAHAKFDYMLSNPPFGVEWKKVEKEVRKEHESQGFNGRFGPGLPRVSDGSLLFLLHLLSKMRRAKDGGSRFGIVLNSSPLFTGGAGSGESEIRRYLLENDLVEAIIGLPTDMFYNTGISTYVWIVSNRKPSQRKGKVQLIDASSFWQKMRKSLGSKRKEMGEAHIADVTKLFGSFAEAQLATVSDAKGAEIVRQVMMDGDTPPPSPEGGRVKLTPLSRIFPNEAFGYRTITVERPLRDEKGQIAVGAKGKQKGKPQAEASLRDTENVPLSEEIETYFKREVLPHAADAWIDDEKTKTGYEIPFNRHFYVFEPPRSLLEIDADLLVVTDRIKAMIEGLVA; translated from the coding sequence GTGAACCACCAAAATCTCTCTTCCTTCATTTGGTCCGTTGCCGATCTGCTGCGGGGCGACTTCAAGCAATCTGACTATGGCAAGGTGATCCTGCCGTTCACGGTGCTGCGACGGCTGGACTGTGTCCTCGAGCCGACCAAGGCGAAGGTGTTGGCTGAGCTTGCCGCGAAGCAGAAGGCTGGGCTGAACCCCGACCCGTTCCTCCTCCGCGCCTCGGGCCAGAGCTTCTACAACACCTCGCCCATGGACATGGCAAAGGTCATGGGAGATCAGGATCACATCCGAGAGAACCTGTTCACCTACGTTCAGGCGTTCTCGCCTGCCGTTCGCGACATCTTCGACCGGTTCGAGTTCACGACGCAGATTGAGAAGCTCGCCAAGTCTGGGCTCCTCTATCAGGTCGCCGAGAAATTCTCAGGCATCGATCTCCATCCTGACGCCGTTGACAACCACGAGATGGGTCTCGCCTTCGAGGAATTGATCCGCAAGTTCGCCGAACTCTCGAACGAGACAGCCGGTGAACACTTCACGCCCCGTGAGGTGATCCGCTTGATGGTCAATCTGTTGTTCATCGAGGATGACGACGTTCTGTCAAAGCCCGGCGTGGTCCGCACGATCTACGACCCGACCGCAGGCACTGGCGGAATGCTGTCGGTCGCTGGCGAGCACCTCGCTGTGCTGAACCCGCAGGCCCGGCTTACGATGTTCGGGCAGGAACTGAACGACGAATCCTACGCGATCTGCAAGGCGGACATGCTGATCAAGGGGCAAGACGTTGCGAACATCATTGCGGGCAACACTTTGTCAGAGGACGGCCACGCTCATGCGAAGTTCGACTACATGCTGTCCAATCCGCCGTTCGGTGTGGAGTGGAAGAAGGTCGAAAAGGAAGTCCGCAAAGAGCATGAGAGCCAGGGCTTCAACGGCCGGTTCGGTCCCGGTCTGCCCCGCGTGTCGGACGGTTCACTGCTGTTTCTGCTGCACCTCCTCTCCAAGATGCGCCGGGCAAAGGATGGCGGAAGCCGCTTCGGAATCGTGTTGAATAGCTCGCCGTTGTTCACGGGCGGCGCAGGGTCGGGCGAGAGCGAAATCCGTCGCTATCTGCTTGAGAACGATCTGGTCGAGGCCATTATCGGCCTACCCACAGATATGTTCTACAACACCGGCATCTCGACCTATGTCTGGATCGTTTCCAATCGCAAGCCCTCCCAGCGCAAAGGAAAGGTGCAGCTTATCGATGCGTCGTCTTTCTGGCAGAAGATGCGCAAAAGCCTCGGGTCCAAGCGCAAGGAGATGGGTGAAGCGCACATTGCCGACGTGACAAAGCTGTTCGGCTCCTTCGCCGAGGCACAACTCGCGACTGTCTCTGATGCCAAGGGCGCGGAGATCGTGCGACAGGTGATGATGGATGGTGACACGCCACCGCCTTCGCCGGAGGGCGGTAGGGTCAAGCTCACGCCCCTGTCCCGCATCTTCCCCAATGAAGCGTTCGGCTATCGGACGATCACTGTGGAAAGGCCGTTGCGGGACGAGAAGGGCCAGATCGCTGTTGGCGCCAAGGGTAAACAAAAGGGCAAGCCGCAGGCCGAGGCCTCGCTGCGCGACACCGAGAACGTGCCGCTGTCGGAAGAGATTGAAACGTACTTCAAGCGTGAGGTACTTCCCCATGCAGCTGATGCCTGGATAGATGACGAGAAGACCAAGACAGGCTACGAAATCCCATTCAACCGGCACTTCTACGTATTTGAGCCGCCGCGTTCGCTGCTAGAGATCGACGCCGATCTGCTGGTCGTCACCGACCGCATCAAGGCAATGATCGAAGGGTTGGTCGCATGA
- a CDS encoding uncharacterized protein (DUF488 family) (product_source=COG5483; cog=COG5483; pfam=PF04343; superfamily=48552), with protein sequence MTTVYTIGYEGTDIDRFVATLKAVGVHLLADVRALPLSRKKGFSKNGLRERIEREGMGYIHLGALGDPKDGREAARAGRYDQFRAIYNKHLAQAEPQATLKELTALVKKQATCLMCFEREPAECHRLIVAAQLPRGISTFHLYGDEPGRYVRNAAKLPRGRADQGAATAQ encoded by the coding sequence ATGACAACTGTCTACACGATTGGCTATGAAGGCACCGACATTGATCGGTTCGTGGCCACGCTCAAGGCTGTGGGCGTCCACCTTCTGGCCGACGTGAGGGCGCTGCCCCTGTCACGGAAGAAGGGTTTCTCCAAGAACGGGCTGCGAGAGCGGATCGAGCGGGAGGGGATGGGCTACATTCATCTCGGTGCGCTGGGCGATCCCAAGGATGGTCGCGAGGCCGCACGGGCGGGGCGCTATGACCAGTTCCGCGCGATCTATAACAAGCACCTCGCACAGGCCGAACCTCAGGCAACGCTCAAGGAGCTAACCGCACTCGTTAAGAAGCAGGCGACCTGCCTTATGTGCTTCGAGCGCGAACCCGCAGAGTGCCATCGACTTATAGTTGCGGCTCAGCTACCTAGGGGAATCAGCACATTCCACCTGTACGGTGACGAACCCGGCCGATATGTCCGCAACGCAGCAAAGCTCCCGCGTGGCCGTGCTGATCAAGGCGCTGCCACAGCCCAGTAA
- a CDS encoding type I restriction enzyme R subunit (product_source=KO:K01153; cath_funfam=3.40.50.300; cog=COG0610; ko=KO:K01153; pfam=PF04313,PF18766; superfamily=52540): protein MSLHKEISFEDEICCHLAAHGWLYTEGDAALYDRARALFPSDLVAWVQATQLNAWQTLVKNHGAAAEAVLLDRIRKQLDDRGTLDVLRHGVELMGLRQPIALAQFRPALAMNPDILARYASNRLRVVRQVRYSLANENCIDLVLFLNGLPVATVELKTDFTQSIGDAIDQYRFDRNPRSKGQGVEPLLGFPSGALVHFAVSNTEVHMATQLAGPATIFLPFNKGNNGAKGNPVNPAGHRTSYLWEEVWQRDSWLEIIGRYLVTRRDERKKITSVTFPRYHQLDATRKLQAKVLEEGAGGKFLIQHSAGSGKTNSIAWSAHFLADLHDAKNQKLFSTVIVISDRNVIDAQLQDALFDFQRTTGVVATIKSEGASKSGQLAEALAGGKKIIVCTIQTFPFALEEVRKLAATEGKRFAVIADEAHSSQTGEAAAKLKQVLSPEELEDLGDGGEVSAEDVLAAQMAARASDTGITYVAFTATPKAKTLQLFGRPPNPDLPAGDNNLPAPFHVYSMRQAIEEGFILDVLKNYTPYRLAFRLANNGKEWDEKEVERDTALKGIMRWVRLHPYNISQKVQIVVEHFRENVSPLLEGRAKAMVVLGSRVEAVRWQIAIDKYIKSRGYKIGTLVAFSGEVDDSDSGPDAFTETSKVLNPGLNGRDIRDAFKGDEFKILLVANKFQTGFDQPLLCGMYVDRRLAGIQAVQTLSRLNRSYPGKDTTYVLDFVNSSEEVLAAFKTYYDTAELEGVTDPNLVYDLRAKLDASGHYDEFEVNRVVAVEMNPKSKQGDLIAALEPVADRLLKRFKQAKEKLLTAQAKKDEKATEEANGEINALILFKADLGAFQRMYSFLSQIFDYGNTAIEKRFMFYRRLIPLLEFGREREGIDLSKVKLTHHNLKDQGKLQLSLGDGDAPKLPPLSEAGSASVHEKEKALLAEIIAKVNDLFDGDLTDDDQLVYVNNVIKGKLLESEELVLQANNNTKAQFANSPTLSKEIMNAVMDALVAHTAMSKQAIDSPKVREGLKDVLLGPGQLYEALKNKAGGQGLEGG, encoded by the coding sequence ATGAGCCTGCACAAGGAAATCAGCTTCGAAGACGAGATTTGCTGTCATCTCGCCGCGCATGGCTGGCTCTACACAGAGGGTGATGCGGCGCTTTATGACCGCGCCCGCGCTCTGTTCCCGTCCGATCTGGTAGCATGGGTTCAGGCGACCCAGCTCAACGCGTGGCAAACGCTGGTCAAGAACCATGGCGCGGCAGCCGAGGCTGTGCTGCTCGACCGTATCCGCAAGCAACTTGATGATCGCGGTACACTCGATGTGTTGCGGCACGGCGTCGAACTGATGGGGCTGCGGCAACCGATAGCACTGGCCCAATTTAGGCCCGCTCTGGCCATGAACCCTGACATCCTCGCCCGCTACGCCTCGAACCGACTGCGGGTGGTGCGGCAAGTGCGATACTCGCTGGCAAACGAGAATTGCATAGACCTCGTGCTGTTCCTAAATGGCCTCCCGGTAGCCACGGTCGAACTCAAGACCGATTTTACTCAGAGCATCGGCGATGCCATCGACCAGTATCGCTTCGACCGTAACCCGCGATCGAAAGGACAGGGCGTCGAGCCGCTCTTGGGCTTTCCGAGCGGGGCGCTGGTGCATTTCGCGGTGAGCAACACCGAGGTCCACATGGCCACGCAGTTAGCTGGCCCCGCCACGATCTTCCTGCCTTTCAACAAGGGCAACAACGGTGCGAAGGGCAATCCCGTCAATCCCGCAGGCCACCGTACCAGCTACCTTTGGGAAGAGGTCTGGCAGCGCGACAGTTGGCTGGAGATCATCGGGCGTTATCTGGTGACCCGGCGCGATGAAAGGAAGAAGATCACCAGCGTCACCTTCCCGCGCTACCATCAGCTCGATGCCACCCGGAAATTGCAAGCCAAGGTGCTTGAGGAAGGCGCTGGCGGCAAGTTCCTCATCCAGCACTCGGCAGGCTCCGGGAAGACAAACTCCATTGCTTGGTCCGCCCACTTCCTCGCCGACCTGCACGACGCCAAGAACCAGAAGCTCTTCTCCACCGTCATCGTCATCTCCGACCGGAACGTCATCGATGCCCAGCTCCAGGACGCGCTGTTCGACTTCCAGCGCACAACCGGCGTCGTGGCCACCATCAAGTCTGAAGGTGCTAGCAAGAGCGGGCAACTCGCGGAGGCACTCGCGGGAGGCAAAAAGATCATCGTCTGTACGATCCAGACCTTTCCGTTTGCGCTGGAGGAGGTCCGCAAGCTGGCTGCAACTGAGGGCAAGCGGTTCGCCGTGATTGCGGATGAGGCCCATTCGTCACAGACGGGTGAGGCTGCTGCAAAGCTCAAGCAGGTGCTGTCGCCCGAGGAGCTTGAAGACTTGGGAGACGGCGGCGAGGTCAGCGCCGAAGACGTGCTTGCGGCACAGATGGCAGCTCGCGCCAGCGACACCGGGATCACATACGTGGCCTTCACCGCCACCCCCAAAGCCAAGACGCTGCAATTGTTCGGACGGCCGCCTAACCCCGATCTGCCAGCCGGTGACAACAATCTCCCAGCGCCCTTTCATGTCTATTCGATGCGACAGGCCATCGAGGAGGGGTTCATCCTCGATGTGCTGAAGAATTACACGCCCTATCGGCTGGCGTTCCGCCTCGCCAACAATGGCAAGGAGTGGGACGAAAAGGAGGTGGAGCGCGATACGGCTCTGAAGGGGATCATGCGCTGGGTGCGTCTGCATCCCTATAACATCAGCCAGAAGGTCCAGATCGTCGTCGAGCATTTCCGCGAGAACGTGTCGCCTCTGCTGGAGGGGCGAGCCAAGGCGATGGTGGTGCTAGGGAGCCGCGTGGAGGCGGTGCGGTGGCAGATTGCCATCGACAAATACATCAAGTCTCGGGGTTACAAGATCGGAACGCTGGTCGCGTTCTCTGGTGAGGTCGATGACAGCGATTCTGGCCCCGACGCCTTCACAGAGACCAGCAAAGTCCTCAATCCCGGTCTGAACGGGCGGGATATCCGCGATGCGTTCAAGGGCGATGAGTTTAAAATCTTGCTTGTCGCGAACAAGTTCCAGACAGGCTTCGACCAGCCTTTGCTCTGCGGCATGTATGTGGATCGGCGCCTTGCTGGCATCCAGGCGGTGCAGACCCTCTCGCGGCTGAATCGGTCCTATCCCGGCAAGGACACGACCTACGTGCTGGACTTCGTCAACAGCTCCGAGGAAGTGCTGGCCGCATTCAAGACCTACTATGACACGGCGGAGCTGGAGGGCGTCACCGACCCCAACCTCGTCTACGATCTGCGAGCGAAGCTCGATGCGTCGGGCCACTACGATGAGTTTGAAGTGAATCGTGTCGTGGCCGTCGAGATGAACCCAAAGAGCAAGCAGGGTGACCTGATCGCCGCACTGGAGCCAGTTGCGGATCGCCTCCTGAAGCGGTTCAAACAGGCGAAGGAGAAGTTGCTCACTGCACAAGCGAAGAAGGACGAAAAGGCCACCGAGGAGGCTAACGGGGAGATTAATGCGCTGATCCTGTTCAAGGCCGATTTGGGCGCGTTCCAGCGCATGTACAGTTTCCTGTCGCAGATATTTGACTACGGCAACACCGCCATCGAGAAGCGGTTCATGTTCTATCGGCGGCTAATCCCGCTGCTGGAGTTCGGCCGCGAGCGCGAAGGCATTGATCTTTCGAAGGTGAAGCTTACCCACCATAACCTGAAGGATCAGGGCAAGCTGCAGTTGTCGCTCGGAGATGGTGACGCGCCCAAGCTGCCGCCGCTCTCGGAGGCCGGTTCGGCATCAGTGCATGAGAAGGAGAAGGCTCTGCTGGCGGAGATTATCGCAAAGGTGAATGATCTGTTCGACGGCGACCTCACTGACGACGATCAGCTTGTCTACGTGAACAACGTGATCAAGGGGAAGTTGCTGGAATCGGAAGAGCTGGTCCTTCAGGCCAACAACAATACCAAGGCGCAGTTTGCGAATTCGCCGACGCTGTCGAAGGAAATTATGAATGCTGTCATGGATGCTCTTGTCGCCCACACGGCGATGAGCAAGCAAGCCATCGATTCTCCGAAAGTGCGCGAAGGGCTGAAGGATGTGCTACTCGGGCCGGGGCAGTTGTACGAAGCATTGAAAAATAAGGCGGGCGGGCAGGGACTAGAAGGCGGATAG
- a CDS encoding type I restriction enzyme S subunit (product_source=KO:K01154; cath_funfam=3.90.220.20; cog=COG0732; ko=KO:K01154; pfam=PF01420; superfamily=116734): MSLSRYDSYKDSGVEVLGNVPRHWRVVSLKRIVDPSFPITYGVVQCGPHVVGGIPYIRPTDMCDEVGVINEQALLRTSEEIVSSYARSALQVGELVCSIGPSFGKVMIVPPSLVGANLTQGTARIAVAKEHVSRFFFWVLRSMPSFHQWESSVGGATFRALNLGPLSETIVCVPNFDEQIAIAAFLDRETSKIDELVEEQRQLAELLKEKRQALISHAVTKGLNPSAPMKDSGVEWLREVPEHWEIKRLKKVIQEGSSISYGIVQPGEPQEAGVPFIQTTNMTSGAFELESLQRTTQEIASAYPRSQLRGGEVILGIRASIGAAHVVSPALAGMNLSRGVARIACGSSLLSTFLVKCLRGQSVEQYWQLSKQGSTFNEVSIDTVRELAIAVPPLNEQQDIVTYLESEVARFDNLISEVKRATGLLRERRAALISAAVTGKIDLRGLEVTDEPVLDVVAA, from the coding sequence ATGAGTTTATCGCGATACGACAGCTACAAAGACAGCGGCGTTGAGGTGCTTGGCAATGTGCCGCGTCATTGGCGTGTAGTCTCTCTCAAGAGAATTGTAGACCCATCCTTTCCAATAACATACGGCGTCGTGCAATGCGGACCGCATGTAGTAGGAGGCATACCCTACATTCGACCTACCGATATGTGCGATGAGGTCGGTGTAATCAATGAGCAAGCCTTACTCAGGACCTCTGAGGAAATCGTGTCGTCATACGCGCGAAGTGCCCTCCAAGTTGGCGAATTGGTTTGCTCGATTGGACCAAGTTTTGGAAAAGTGATGATAGTTCCTCCATCGCTTGTTGGCGCCAATTTGACTCAAGGTACTGCTCGCATTGCCGTGGCGAAGGAGCACGTTTCACGGTTTTTCTTTTGGGTCCTCCGCTCGATGCCTTCGTTCCATCAATGGGAAAGCAGCGTCGGAGGTGCGACTTTTAGGGCGCTTAACCTTGGGCCGCTGTCAGAAACCATTGTCTGTGTGCCAAACTTTGATGAGCAAATTGCTATCGCGGCCTTCCTTGATCGAGAGACATCAAAAATAGATGAACTGGTTGAAGAGCAGCGGCAACTGGCCGAGCTTTTGAAGGAAAAGCGACAGGCCCTCATCTCCCACGCTGTCACCAAGGGCTTGAACCCGAGCGCGCCGATGAAGGACAGCGGCGTCGAGTGGCTCAGAGAGGTGCCTGAGCATTGGGAAATAAAGCGGCTAAAGAAGGTAATTCAAGAAGGGTCATCAATCTCGTACGGTATTGTTCAGCCAGGAGAGCCGCAAGAAGCAGGTGTCCCGTTTATCCAGACAACCAACATGACTTCGGGGGCGTTCGAACTTGAGAGCCTGCAAAGAACAACTCAAGAAATTGCGAGCGCTTACCCTAGATCGCAGCTACGAGGAGGCGAGGTCATTCTCGGTATAAGGGCATCGATAGGAGCTGCTCATGTAGTGTCACCCGCTCTTGCGGGCATGAATCTCTCCCGAGGAGTTGCACGGATTGCGTGCGGTTCATCTCTACTCAGCACGTTTTTAGTCAAATGTCTCCGTGGGCAATCTGTCGAGCAGTATTGGCAATTGAGCAAGCAGGGCTCAACTTTCAACGAAGTTTCGATAGATACGGTCCGGGAGCTCGCGATCGCTGTGCCACCTCTGAATGAACAGCAGGACATCGTAACTTATCTCGAAAGCGAAGTCGCGCGGTTCGACAATCTCATATCCGAAGTCAAACGAGCTACGGGCCTACTTCGAGAGCGTCGCGCCGCTTTGATCTCCGCCGCCGTCACCGGCAAGATCGATCTGCGCGGGCTTGAAGTGACCGACGAGCCCGTTCTTGACGTGGTCGCCGCATGA
- a CDS encoding putative nucleotidyltransferase (product_source=COG1669; cog=COG1669; superfamily=81301): MQVGKNDKLAGVRLIKVRDFLRQHDESFSGEALAEFFKVNGDRKQEIEQGLLGAGYSEHHQSEKSRYLVTSLGRQLCNAKFVSRISREQAQTLVRSFLDRVASINERDELTHRVTGVRVFGSYVGERADLGDVDLAVAMEPRRETHVEESIKRAEQSGKSIRNFIDRLFFGQNEVKKILKDGSPYLSIHDFDEVEKLGTPYEVLFSRDKDLSNV; this comes from the coding sequence GTGCAGGTAGGGAAGAACGACAAGCTCGCCGGGGTGCGCTTGATCAAGGTGCGAGATTTTCTGAGGCAGCACGATGAAAGCTTCAGCGGTGAGGCTCTTGCTGAGTTCTTCAAGGTCAATGGTGACCGGAAGCAAGAAATCGAACAAGGGCTACTCGGCGCTGGTTATTCAGAACACCACCAGAGTGAAAAATCGCGCTATCTCGTCACGTCTCTCGGTCGGCAACTGTGCAATGCCAAGTTCGTCTCGCGGATTTCAAGAGAGCAGGCCCAGACTCTGGTCCGATCATTTCTCGATCGGGTCGCCAGCATCAATGAGCGGGACGAACTCACGCACAGGGTTACGGGTGTTCGTGTCTTCGGCAGCTATGTTGGAGAGAGAGCCGACTTAGGCGACGTTGATCTTGCAGTAGCCATGGAGCCACGACGCGAGACCCACGTTGAGGAGAGCATCAAGCGAGCCGAGCAATCGGGTAAATCGATCCGCAATTTTATTGACCGGCTTTTCTTTGGTCAGAACGAAGTCAAGAAGATCCTCAAGGATGGAAGTCCCTACCTCTCCATTCATGACTTCGATGAGGTGGAGAAACTGGGTACTCCCTACGAGGTGCTATTCTCACGGGATAAAGACCTGTCAAATGTCTGA